One window of the Methylocystis parvus OBBP genome contains the following:
- the purC gene encoding phosphoribosylaminoimidazolesuccinocarboxamide synthase yields the protein MDFLKPRLIPMNRRRRIYEGKAKVLYEGPEPGTLIQHFKDDATAFNAKKHEVIDGKGVLNNRISEYIFQHLNNIGVPTHFIRRLNMREQLIREVEIVPLEVVVRNVAAGSLAKRLGLEEGTQLPRSIIEFYYKNDALDDPMVSEEHITAFGWATPQEIDDIMALAIRVNDFLSGLFLGVGIRLVDFKMECGRLWEGDMMRIVVADEISPDSCRLWDIKSNDKLDKDRFRRDLGGLVEAYTEVARRLGIMQEGEQVRVGAPKLVQ from the coding sequence ATGGACTTTCTCAAGCCCCGGTTGATCCCAATGAACCGCCGTCGCCGTATCTACGAAGGCAAGGCCAAGGTCCTCTACGAGGGTCCGGAGCCTGGCACGTTGATTCAGCATTTCAAGGACGACGCCACCGCCTTCAACGCCAAAAAGCATGAAGTGATCGATGGCAAGGGCGTCCTCAACAACCGCATCTCGGAATATATCTTCCAGCATCTCAACAATATCGGGGTGCCGACGCATTTCATCCGCCGGTTGAACATGCGCGAGCAGCTCATTCGCGAGGTGGAGATCGTTCCTCTGGAAGTCGTGGTGCGCAACGTCGCCGCCGGCTCGCTCGCCAAGCGCCTCGGTCTCGAGGAGGGCACGCAGCTGCCGCGCTCGATCATCGAGTTCTATTACAAGAACGACGCGCTCGACGATCCGATGGTCTCGGAAGAGCACATCACCGCCTTCGGCTGGGCGACGCCCCAGGAGATCGACGACATCATGGCGCTCGCCATCCGCGTCAACGACTTTCTGTCCGGCCTGTTCCTCGGCGTCGGCATCCGCCTCGTCGACTTCAAGATGGAATGCGGCCGCCTCTGGGAAGGCGACATGATGCGCATCGTCGTCGCCGACGAGATTTCCCCGGACAGCTGCCGTCTGTGGGACATCAAGTCGAACGACAAGCTCGACAAGGACCGCTTCCGCCGTGATCTCGGCGGGCTGGTGGAGGCCTATACCGAGGTCGCCCGCCGGCTCGGCATCATGCAGGAAGGCGAGCAGGTCCGCGTCGGCGCGCCGAAGCTGGTGCAATAA
- a CDS encoding SixA phosphatase family protein: MRRLLLLRHGKADRHSAGGDRERPLTRRGEEDARRIGDYLREAQMTPELAVASNARRARQTLERTLEAFPGHVTHLIENTIYLATREHLVDVLRQTPDKVQTLLAVGHNPGFAELAEWLAGDGEPEALTHMRSSFPTAALAILDFDTEHWAEVRKGAARLDRFVTPGALRGDVADDPD; the protein is encoded by the coding sequence ATGCGACGATTACTTCTTTTGCGCCACGGCAAGGCGGACAGACATTCGGCTGGCGGAGATCGCGAGCGCCCGCTCACGCGGCGGGGCGAGGAGGATGCGCGACGAATCGGCGACTATCTGCGCGAGGCGCAAATGACGCCCGAGCTCGCGGTGGCCTCCAACGCCCGTCGCGCCAGGCAGACGCTCGAGCGCACGCTCGAAGCCTTTCCCGGCCATGTGACCCATCTCATCGAAAACACGATCTATCTCGCGACGCGCGAGCATCTCGTCGACGTTCTGCGCCAGACGCCGGACAAGGTGCAGACGCTGCTCGCTGTGGGCCATAATCCCGGCTTCGCGGAGCTCGCCGAATGGCTCGCGGGCGACGGCGAGCCGGAAGCGCTCACTCATATGAGATCGAGTTTTCCGACAGCCGCGCTTGCGATTTTGGATTTTGACACGGAACATTGGGCCGAAGTCCGGAAAGGCGCGGCGCGGCTCGATCGATTCGTGACGCCGGGTGCGCTCCGCGGCGACGTCGCGGACGATCCGGACTGA
- a CDS encoding pyridoxine/pyridoxamine 5'-phosphate oxidase, with the protein MTKIMNTLRELKVLQGPFLPFNMEDVPDDPKDLFLHWLEIAIAQGVPEPHAMTLSTADADGFPDARVLILKNLDHAGFHFAISSASRKGRQLSVRPQAALTFYWQKLARQVRVRGPVVDLGPKVGGADFAARPVGSRAAAMLGRQSEVLSEDAELDAALAESLRRVEAEPAAVSDLWRVYAVRIDEIEFWQGAASRRHERLRYRREGDAFHRERLWP; encoded by the coding sequence ATGACCAAGATTATGAACACCTTACGCGAACTAAAAGTTTTGCAGGGCCCCTTTCTCCCTTTCAACATGGAAGACGTCCCGGACGACCCGAAGGATTTGTTTCTGCATTGGCTTGAAATCGCCATTGCACAGGGGGTTCCCGAGCCTCACGCGATGACGCTCTCCACCGCGGACGCGGACGGGTTTCCGGACGCTCGGGTGCTCATCCTGAAGAATTTGGACCATGCCGGCTTCCATTTCGCGATCAGCTCCGCAAGCCGCAAGGGTCGGCAACTCAGCGTCCGGCCGCAAGCGGCGCTGACCTTCTATTGGCAAAAGCTCGCGCGTCAGGTGCGCGTGCGCGGCCCCGTCGTCGATCTCGGCCCAAAGGTCGGCGGCGCCGATTTCGCAGCCCGTCCTGTCGGTTCACGTGCAGCAGCCATGCTTGGCCGCCAGAGCGAGGTTCTTTCCGAAGATGCGGAGCTCGACGCCGCGCTCGCCGAATCGTTGCGGCGCGTCGAAGCGGAGCCGGCCGCCGTCTCAGATCTATGGCGTGTTTATGCCGTACGTATCGACGAAATCGAGTTTTGGCAGGGAGCGGCGAGCCGAAGGCATGAGCGCCTCCGCTACCGGCGCGAAGGCGACGCTTTCCACCGCGAGCGGCTCTGGCCTTAA
- a CDS encoding tyrosine recombinase XerC — MRESPSRRPQSATKPLPDAGRFRAAPQIAAEAELWLRALAGEKRASRHTIDGYARDAAGFLAFLTDHLGAKPDSAALIALQPADIRAYLARRRNEGLESRSLLRALAAIRNFLRFLEKKGLAKTDLFGAVRAPKKPHSLPKALTVADARDLIDPEQRAGEAREPWVLARDAAVLALLYGAGLRISEALSIQRAEAPVGRVDRIAIVGKGGKTRTLPVIEPVRAAVESYLSLCPYELAGGPLFVGAKGGPLSPRIVQLAVQRLRGALGLPDSATPHALRHSFATHLLGRGGDLRTIQELLGHASLSTTQIYTAVDKKRLLDAYKSAHPRAGG; from the coding sequence ATGCGCGAATCGCCTTCCCGCCGGCCCCAATCCGCGACAAAGCCTTTGCCGGACGCGGGGCGCTTCCGCGCCGCGCCGCAGATCGCCGCCGAGGCGGAGCTTTGGCTGCGCGCGCTCGCTGGGGAAAAGCGGGCGTCCCGTCACACGATCGACGGCTATGCCCGCGATGCGGCAGGTTTCCTGGCGTTCTTGACCGACCATCTCGGGGCGAAACCCGATTCCGCGGCCTTGATCGCATTGCAGCCCGCCGACATACGCGCTTACCTCGCGCGCCGGCGGAATGAGGGGCTCGAAAGCCGCTCTCTGCTGCGGGCGCTCGCCGCCATCCGAAACTTCTTGCGATTTCTCGAAAAGAAGGGGCTAGCCAAGACGGACCTCTTCGGCGCCGTGCGCGCGCCCAAGAAGCCCCACAGCCTGCCCAAGGCGCTGACCGTCGCCGACGCCCGAGACCTTATCGACCCCGAACAGCGCGCGGGCGAAGCGCGCGAGCCTTGGGTCCTGGCCCGAGACGCCGCCGTGCTGGCCCTGCTTTATGGCGCCGGACTGCGCATATCCGAGGCGCTTTCCATCCAGCGCGCGGAGGCGCCGGTCGGCCGCGTGGACCGTATCGCCATCGTCGGCAAAGGGGGGAAAACGCGCACGCTCCCGGTCATCGAGCCCGTGCGCGCGGCGGTCGAGTCCTACCTCTCTTTGTGTCCCTATGAACTGGCCGGCGGCCCGCTCTTCGTCGGCGCCAAGGGCGGGCCGCTTTCGCCGCGAATCGTGCAGCTCGCGGTGCAGCGCCTGCGCGGCGCGCTCGGCCTGCCCGACAGCGCGACGCCACACGCGTTGCGCCATTCATTCGCAACGCATCTTCTAGGCCGGGGCGGCGATCTGCGCACGATCCAGGAACTGCTCGGCCACGCTTCGCTCTCCACGACGCAGATCTATACGGCCGTCGACAAGAAGCGCCTGCTCGACGCCTATAAGTCCGCGCATCCGCGCGCGGGCGGATGA
- a CDS encoding L,D-transpeptidase, with the protein MFIVSNARLFRRLSRMIFAGAVAMAAFGAASARAEVVIDVDLTTQTMRVASAEGSYNWPVSTARAGFSTPRGHFAPTGMERMHYSKKYHNSPMPYSIFFRGGYAIHGTYATGALGRPASHGCVRLSPAHAAQLYQMVEREGASISIAGAPRVAARYASR; encoded by the coding sequence ATGTTTATCGTTTCAAATGCGCGCCTGTTTCGGCGCCTGTCTCGCATGATTTTCGCCGGCGCCGTCGCCATGGCGGCTTTCGGCGCCGCGAGCGCGCGGGCGGAAGTCGTCATCGACGTCGATCTGACGACGCAGACCATGCGCGTCGCCTCGGCGGAAGGCTCCTATAATTGGCCGGTCTCGACGGCGCGCGCCGGGTTCTCGACGCCGCGCGGCCATTTCGCGCCGACGGGCATGGAGCGCATGCATTACTCGAAGAAATACCACAACTCGCCCATGCCCTATTCGATCTTCTTTCGCGGCGGCTACGCCATTCACGGCACCTACGCCACCGGCGCGCTGGGCCGGCCCGCTTCGCATGGCTGCGTGCGGCTTTCGCCGGCGCATGCGGCGCAGCTCTACCAGATGGTCGAGCGCGAGGGCGCGAGCATCTCGATTGCCGGCGCGCCGCGCGTCGCCGCCCGCTACGCCAGCCGTTGA
- the aroC gene encoding chorismate synthase → MSHNSFGHLFRVTTFGESHGVALGAIVDGCPPGIALTEADIQGFLDKRKPGQSRFTTQRREADEVKILSGVFTRADGVQVTTGTPIALMIENTDQRSKDYGEIANKYRPGHADYVYDAKYGVRDYRGGGRSSARETAARVAAGAVARKIVPNVTIRGALVQIGPHRIDRSRFDWTEVEKNPLFCPDAVMAGQWADYLDGVRKAGSSIGAVVEVVAAGAPAGWGAPLYGKLDADLAAAMMSINAVKGVEIGDGFAAAELSGEENADEMRAGPSFLSNHAGGVLGGLSTGQPIVARFAVKPTSSILTPRRTIDRDGNETEIVTKGRHDPCVGIRAVPVGEAMMACVLADHFLRHRGQVGG, encoded by the coding sequence ATGTCCCATAATTCCTTCGGCCATCTCTTCCGCGTCACCACTTTTGGCGAGAGCCACGGCGTCGCTCTCGGCGCGATCGTCGACGGGTGCCCGCCGGGAATCGCGCTGACGGAAGCGGATATTCAAGGCTTTCTCGACAAGCGCAAGCCGGGCCAGTCGCGCTTCACCACCCAGCGCCGCGAGGCGGACGAAGTGAAGATTCTCTCGGGCGTCTTCACGCGCGCCGACGGCGTGCAGGTCACGACCGGAACGCCCATCGCGCTCATGATCGAGAACACGGACCAGCGCTCGAAGGATTATGGCGAGATCGCCAATAAATACCGGCCCGGCCACGCCGATTATGTCTATGACGCCAAATATGGCGTCCGCGACTATCGCGGCGGCGGGCGCTCCTCGGCGCGCGAGACGGCGGCGCGCGTCGCCGCCGGCGCAGTTGCGCGCAAGATCGTTCCGAACGTGACCATTCGCGGCGCGCTGGTGCAGATCGGCCCGCACAGGATCGACCGCTCGCGTTTCGATTGGACGGAGGTCGAGAAGAATCCGCTCTTCTGCCCCGACGCCGTCATGGCCGGGCAATGGGCGGATTATCTCGACGGCGTGCGCAAGGCCGGCTCCTCCATCGGCGCCGTCGTGGAGGTGGTCGCCGCAGGCGCGCCGGCCGGCTGGGGCGCGCCGCTTTACGGCAAGCTCGACGCCGACCTCGCGGCCGCGATGATGTCGATCAACGCCGTGAAAGGCGTCGAAATCGGCGACGGCTTCGCGGCGGCGGAGCTTTCGGGCGAAGAGAACGCCGACGAGATGCGCGCGGGTCCGAGCTTCCTGTCGAACCATGCCGGCGGCGTGCTCGGCGGCCTCTCGACCGGCCAGCCCATCGTGGCGCGCTTCGCGGTGAAGCCCACCTCCTCCATCCTCACGCCGCGCCGCACGATCGACCGCGACGGCAATGAAACCGAGATCGTCACCAAAGGCCGTCACGACCCCTGCGTCGGCATCCGCGCCGTGCCGGTCGGGGAAGCGATGATGGCCTGCGTGCTGGCGGACCACTTCCTGCGGCACCGTGGGCAGGTCGGCGGGTGA
- a CDS encoding phosphodiester glycosidase family protein, which translates to MAATLTFASFVWRSAEAGSPAPCADIEEAGAAYTVCEFDPRKSAIRLFLEDSKGGVYGAFSRLAEDLASKGEALVFAMNAGMYDENSLPIGLYVERGDERHGANAASGEGNFHMKPNGVFWVDGARAGVTETGRFLKSRLHPAFATQSGPMLVIGGRINPRIHDNGTSEKFRNGVGVCEGRVARFAISNQPVTFHQFAHLFRERLKCPDALFLDGGSASALYAPSVGRHDRFHPMGPLVGVVEKSDRK; encoded by the coding sequence ATGGCGGCGACGCTTACATTCGCCTCCTTCGTTTGGCGGAGCGCCGAAGCCGGGTCCCCCGCGCCCTGCGCCGACATCGAGGAGGCGGGCGCAGCCTATACGGTCTGCGAATTCGACCCGCGCAAATCCGCCATCCGACTTTTCCTCGAGGATTCGAAGGGCGGCGTCTACGGCGCCTTCTCCCGTCTCGCCGAGGACCTCGCCTCGAAGGGAGAGGCGCTCGTCTTCGCCATGAACGCCGGCATGTATGACGAGAATTCTCTGCCCATCGGCCTTTATGTCGAGCGCGGAGACGAGCGTCATGGCGCTAACGCCGCTTCCGGCGAGGGCAATTTCCATATGAAGCCCAATGGCGTCTTCTGGGTGGACGGCGCGCGCGCCGGGGTGACGGAAACCGGCCGTTTTCTCAAGTCGCGCCTGCATCCGGCTTTCGCCACCCAATCCGGTCCGATGCTCGTGATCGGCGGGCGGATCAATCCGCGCATCCACGACAATGGAACCTCGGAGAAATTCCGCAACGGCGTCGGCGTCTGCGAGGGGCGCGTCGCGCGCTTCGCCATTTCCAACCAACCCGTGACCTTTCACCAATTCGCGCATCTTTTTCGCGAAAGGCTGAAATGCCCCGACGCGCTTTTTCTCGACGGCGGATCGGCCTCCGCGCTCTATGCGCCGTCCGTCGGGCGGCATGACCGTTTTCACCCGATGGGGCCGCTCGTCGGCGTGGTGGAGAAGAGCGATCGCAAATAG
- the ribB gene encoding 3,4-dihydroxy-2-butanone-4-phosphate synthase: protein MSHSITEAVEAIARGEIVVVTDDDDRENEGDLVIAASLCTPEKMAFIIRNCCGIVCAPITLEEARRLHLAPMVAENDAPLGTAFTVSVDARHGLTTGISAEQRCNTVRALANGNMGAADFVRPGHVFPLIAKDGGVLMRSGHTEAAVDLCRLAGLPPVGVICELANDDGTVMAGPQITAFAEKHKLKMVSVADLIAYRQAREKLVERVATFPVRTEFGEFQGHAYVTPFDSVQHFAFVLGAIGDGRDVPTRLHRADILADVMGGAPTIKKTLNRFAREGHGVLIYLRDGAAGVPANVVGREEPENAEETRKRQWLDVGLGAQILKDLGVSSIRLRSSSAKPRAFVGLSGFGIEITAVEGVE from the coding sequence TTGTCCCATTCCATTACAGAGGCCGTCGAGGCCATCGCCCGCGGCGAGATCGTCGTCGTCACCGATGATGACGACCGCGAGAATGAGGGCGACCTCGTCATTGCGGCGTCGCTCTGCACGCCCGAGAAAATGGCCTTCATCATCCGCAATTGCTGCGGAATCGTCTGCGCGCCGATCACGCTCGAGGAAGCCCGCCGCCTGCATCTCGCGCCCATGGTCGCCGAGAACGACGCGCCGCTCGGCACCGCCTTCACCGTCTCCGTCGACGCGCGCCACGGGCTCACCACCGGCATTTCCGCCGAACAGCGCTGCAATACCGTGCGGGCGCTGGCCAACGGCAATATGGGCGCGGCCGATTTCGTGCGGCCCGGCCATGTCTTCCCGCTCATCGCCAAGGATGGCGGCGTGCTGATGCGCTCCGGCCACACCGAGGCGGCGGTGGATCTGTGCAGGCTCGCCGGCCTGCCGCCGGTCGGCGTCATCTGCGAATTGGCGAATGACGACGGCACGGTGATGGCGGGGCCGCAGATCACGGCCTTCGCGGAAAAGCACAAACTCAAAATGGTCTCGGTCGCCGATCTCATCGCCTATCGTCAGGCGCGGGAGAAGCTTGTCGAGCGGGTCGCGACATTTCCGGTGCGCACGGAATTCGGCGAGTTCCAGGGGCACGCCTATGTCACTCCCTTCGACAGCGTGCAGCATTTCGCCTTCGTGCTCGGCGCCATTGGCGACGGCCGCGACGTGCCGACGCGGCTGCACCGCGCGGACATTCTCGCGGACGTGATGGGCGGCGCGCCGACGATCAAGAAGACGCTCAATCGCTTCGCCCGCGAGGGTCACGGCGTGCTCATCTATCTGCGCGACGGCGCGGCGGGCGTTCCCGCCAATGTCGTCGGCCGCGAGGAGCCGGAGAACGCCGAGGAAACCCGCAAGCGGCAATGGCTCGACGTGGGCCTCGGCGCGCAGATATTGAAGGATCTCGGCGTGTCCTCGATCCGGCTGCGCTCGTCTTCCGCCAAGCCGCGGGCGTTTGTGGGGCTGTCGGGGTTCGGGATCGAGATTACGGCGGTCGAAGGAGTCGAATAG
- a CDS encoding DUF1476 domain-containing protein produces the protein MSTFDQREDSFEKRYVHDEELRFKAEARRNKLVGLWAAEKLGKTGADAQAYAEALVAAEVSADADERVVATVTKDFEAAGVDQSEHQIRRTMDEMLAKAKAEIKAGA, from the coding sequence ATGAGCACTTTCGACCAGCGCGAGGATTCCTTCGAAAAACGCTACGTCCATGACGAGGAGCTGCGCTTCAAGGCCGAGGCGCGTCGCAACAAGCTGGTCGGCCTTTGGGCCGCGGAGAAGCTCGGCAAGACCGGCGCGGACGCCCAGGCCTATGCGGAAGCTCTTGTCGCGGCGGAAGTTTCCGCCGACGCCGACGAGCGCGTCGTCGCCACGGTGACGAAGGATTTCGAGGCCGCCGGCGTCGACCAGTCCGAGCATCAGATCCGCCGCACCATGGACGAAATGCTGGCCAAGGCGAAGGCCGAGATCAAGGCCGGCGCGTAA
- a CDS encoding FecR family protein, which translates to MRNLTLSFSALLALCAPAKAEQTPANANIGSATLIEKVVEGLTAERNMRLKAGDAVYFNELLTTGQESQGKFIFDDRATLQMGPQSQVRLDNFVYAGNSGGAPAVAFNVTKGALRLISATGAHKPYEVRTNRTTIGVRGTSFAVRSNDLRTDAVLYEGVIDVCLPNGGACRTLDKPCTTISVTDAGFVETRAVGARDWTFDEECRPAPAPIRKRRHGAAEPPPSPPPVVAPRRAALQDPEPPRRTVRVEPPRESEAPPRKVRAAHVEPPRTEIARPAPPPPRVVAEPVRPRWPRRPHPPVYEDAEDYTPVYPAQRFPVRPPIIFGGGLFRPHFPGGGWGGSYGGARYPQRPWGGSMGGNMGGGGYGGMAQRWGRY; encoded by the coding sequence ATGCGCAATCTTACCCTTTCCTTCTCCGCGCTGCTGGCGCTTTGCGCGCCCGCCAAGGCGGAGCAGACGCCCGCGAACGCCAATATCGGCAGCGCGACGCTGATCGAGAAGGTGGTGGAAGGCCTGACGGCGGAGCGCAATATGCGCCTCAAGGCCGGGGACGCCGTCTATTTCAACGAGCTGCTCACGACCGGGCAGGAGTCGCAAGGCAAATTCATCTTCGACGACCGCGCGACATTGCAGATGGGGCCGCAATCGCAGGTGCGGCTCGACAATTTCGTTTATGCGGGGAATTCCGGCGGCGCGCCGGCGGTCGCTTTCAATGTGACGAAGGGCGCGTTGCGCCTGATCAGCGCGACGGGCGCGCACAAACCTTATGAAGTGCGCACCAACCGCACGACGATCGGCGTGCGCGGCACGTCCTTCGCGGTGCGCTCGAACGATTTGCGCACCGACGCCGTGCTCTATGAAGGCGTGATCGACGTCTGCCTGCCGAATGGCGGCGCGTGCCGCACGCTCGACAAGCCGTGCACGACGATTTCCGTCACCGATGCGGGGTTCGTGGAGACGCGCGCGGTCGGCGCGCGCGACTGGACGTTCGACGAGGAGTGCCGTCCGGCTCCGGCTCCGATCCGGAAGCGCCGCCACGGCGCCGCCGAACCGCCGCCGAGCCCGCCCCCGGTCGTGGCGCCGAGACGGGCGGCTTTACAGGATCCCGAGCCGCCGCGCCGGACGGTCCGTGTCGAGCCGCCGCGTGAGAGCGAAGCGCCGCCGCGCAAGGTCCGCGCCGCGCATGTCGAGCCGCCGCGCACGGAGATCGCAAGGCCAGCGCCGCCCCCGCCGCGCGTCGTCGCCGAACCCGTGCGCCCGCGCTGGCCCCGCCGCCCGCATCCGCCGGTCTATGAGGACGCGGAGGATTATACGCCGGTCTATCCGGCGCAGCGCTTCCCCGTGCGGCCGCCGATCATTTTTGGCGGCGGCCTTTTCCGCCCGCATTTTCCCGGCGGCGGATGGGGCGGCTCCTATGGCGGGGCGCGCTATCCGCAGCGGCCCTGGGGCGGGAGCATGGGCGGCAATATGGGCGGCGGCGGATATGGCGGGATGGCGCAGCGCTGGGGGCGGTATTGA
- a CDS encoding histone deacetylase family protein — protein MSAPTSREFVCSEPGEITRRAALAGTAALVAFGAHAAATPATLFISHPATLDHDPGPGWPDSPERLRAIFSALSAPRFATLARSEAPAASREALLRVHSPSHLARIEQAAPKEGRNPLGADVIMSAGTLKAALRAAGGATAAVDAVMRGDARNAFVASRPPGHHAREGGAMGFCFFNNAAIAARHAIAAHGAERIAIVDFDVHHGNGVQEIFWNEQNTLYCSTHQAPHYPGTGAASETGAHDNIVNAPLRKGDGGEAFRDALKARILPRLDAFAPNILIICAGFDAHLHDPLGGLRFVEDDYRDVTLRLMEIAARRCKGRIVSLLEGGYRPEDLAACVAAHVGALADA, from the coding sequence ATGAGCGCGCCGACGTCCCGCGAATTCGTCTGTAGCGAGCCCGGCGAGATCACCCGTCGCGCGGCGCTTGCCGGCACAGCAGCCCTCGTCGCCTTCGGCGCCCACGCAGCCGCGACGCCCGCGACGCTTTTCATATCCCACCCGGCAACGCTCGACCATGATCCCGGCCCCGGCTGGCCGGACAGTCCCGAGCGCCTGCGCGCCATATTTTCCGCATTGAGCGCGCCGCGTTTCGCGACGCTCGCCCGTAGCGAAGCGCCGGCCGCTTCGCGCGAGGCGTTGCTGCGCGTTCACTCACCGTCACATCTCGCGCGCATCGAGCAGGCGGCGCCGAAAGAGGGACGCAACCCTCTCGGCGCCGATGTCATCATGAGCGCCGGGACGTTGAAGGCCGCTTTGCGCGCGGCGGGCGGCGCGACGGCGGCGGTCGATGCGGTGATGCGCGGCGACGCTCGCAACGCCTTCGTCGCGTCGCGCCCGCCCGGCCATCATGCGCGCGAAGGCGGCGCCATGGGTTTCTGCTTTTTCAACAACGCCGCCATCGCCGCGCGACACGCCATCGCCGCGCATGGCGCCGAGCGCATCGCGATCGTCGATTTCGACGTGCATCACGGCAATGGCGTGCAGGAGATCTTCTGGAACGAGCAAAACACCCTTTATTGCTCGACGCATCAGGCGCCGCATTATCCCGGCACGGGAGCCGCCAGCGAGACGGGCGCGCATGACAACATCGTCAACGCGCCTCTGCGCAAGGGCGACGGCGGCGAGGCGTTTCGCGACGCACTGAAAGCCCGCATCCTTCCGCGCCTCGACGCTTTTGCGCCCAACATTCTCATCATCTGCGCCGGCTTCGACGCGCATCTCCACGATCCGCTCGGCGGCCTGCGTTTCGTCGAGGACGACTATCGGGACGTGACGCTGCGGCTGATGGAGATCGCCGCGCGGCGCTGTAAGGGACGGATCGTCTCGCTGCTCGAAGGCGGCTATCGGCCGGAGGATCTTGCGGCCTGCGTCGCCGCGCATGTCGGCGCGCTGGCGGATGCGTAA
- a CDS encoding methyl-accepting chemotaxis protein yields the protein MRNLSIGAGLVFRQFLFLALLLVMGAGAYFGTINVRDLTAAAAATTDHAQMASLARAAHDAASNLSIELFVGTLVAGFLVVGVSVPTMHQTIATPIKTIARHMTDLAAGDTTIDVKDTTRADEIGDISRALVVLRDAVRANNEMAAEIKARDDREERLRREAAIRDKVEHYSVELSATTAKLGEMTKRMAASSEEMIVQERRARADSDFARTASVQAAADVASVATASEQLLAAIGEISKQAVESTAVVRQAVVETNGSSAEMLRLSAAANRVGDVVNLISRIAAQTNLLALNATIEAARAGEAGRGFAVVAQEVKSLATQTGKATQDIADQIAEIQAATDISVASIDKIKAKIAEVEHISAIITNAVHEQDVATKEIARSVRSAATSAGAMSAHADQAANAMAQTGAGVESMVSMAREIDVMARRMHAHTDELATSLAS from the coding sequence ATGCGCAACCTTTCCATCGGCGCCGGCCTCGTCTTTCGCCAATTTCTGTTCCTCGCGCTGCTGCTCGTGATGGGGGCCGGCGCCTATTTCGGCACCATCAACGTCCGCGACCTGACGGCCGCCGCGGCGGCCACGACGGATCACGCCCAGATGGCGTCGCTCGCCCGCGCCGCCCATGACGCGGCGAGCAACCTCTCGATTGAGCTTTTCGTCGGCACGCTGGTGGCGGGCTTTCTGGTCGTCGGCGTCTCGGTGCCGACCATGCACCAGACCATCGCCACTCCGATCAAAACCATCGCCCGCCATATGACCGACCTCGCCGCCGGCGACACGACCATCGACGTAAAGGACACGACCCGCGCCGACGAGATCGGCGACATTTCGCGCGCCCTCGTCGTTCTGCGCGACGCCGTGCGGGCGAATAACGAAATGGCCGCCGAAATCAAGGCCCGCGACGACCGTGAAGAGCGCCTGCGCCGCGAGGCCGCGATCCGCGACAAGGTCGAGCACTATTCGGTCGAACTTTCGGCCACCACCGCCAAACTCGGCGAAATGACCAAGCGCATGGCCGCTTCTTCGGAGGAAATGATCGTGCAGGAACGCCGCGCCCGGGCCGACAGCGACTTCGCCCGCACCGCCTCCGTCCAGGCCGCCGCCGACGTCGCTTCCGTCGCCACCGCCTCGGAACAGCTCCTCGCCGCCATCGGCGAGATCAGCAAACAGGCCGTCGAATCGACCGCCGTCGTCCGGCAGGCGGTGGTCGAGACCAATGGCTCCTCGGCCGAAATGCTGCGTCTCTCGGCGGCCGCCAACCGCGTCGGCGACGTGGTGAACCTCATCTCCCGCATCGCCGCCCAGACCAATCTGCTGGCGCTGAACGCCACGATCGAGGCCGCCCGCGCCGGCGAAGCGGGCCGCGGTTTCGCCGTCGTCGCGCAGGAGGTGAAGAGCCTCGCCACCCAGACCGGAAAGGCGACGCAGGACATCGCCGACCAGATCGCCGAAATCCAGGCGGCCACCGACATATCCGTCGCCTCGATCGACAAGATCAAGGCGAAGATCGCCGAAGTCGAGCACATCTCCGCGATCATCACCAACGCCGTTCACGAACAGGACGTCGCCACGAAGGAAATCGCCCGCAGCGTCCGCTCCGCCGCGACGAGCGCCGGCGCCATGTCCGCCCATGCCGATCAGGCGGCGAACGCCATGGCTCAGACCGGCGCGGGCGTCGAATCGATGGTGAGCATGGCCCGCGAGATCGACGTCATGGCGCGGCGGATGCACGCCCATACGGACGAATTGGCGACGAGCCTCGCGAGCTGA